The region catcaaataacgcgtgcgaatgttgacattgaactaaatagttttaatacacgggaaagtaaagcttagattgcttagattgcttagattgacttaacaggattgataacgaaaaaaataaattgtgatataagtaacacattaaacgcggttgcggcttcatagtttcaggatccgtgtttttttcgttgaatttgacacgcttcaccttgagatatttgtgatctgttggatcgagtctgtctaccccgttgatgatttgcgtatgacaaaccaaatttatctgtttattgtgatgtcacaatacacaaactctcatgcagaaactccctttgggattttctcgatttacgtcatcctaaccatttcgtacttgcgggcgcaaacaatagaaacgtcatcattacctaccgattcctcgcggcccctgttcgagcaaatcgagattttttctagtatactgactgcatatttgaactgtaagtactgtccttaatatacgtgcgagctactagggtgcctcctcgggatttcgcttcttggcgaaatccctgcgggggcaataataGTTATGGTGATAAGTGTATTTCCCTTGCCAAGGGGCTGGGAAATTTTTTACAAGAATTTCTACGACACAGGTGTGAACCTTTAACATTCCCTACAGTCACTGGTTACCATTTGGCTTTTTACACATACTTATTCAAtgacaaattgaaaattttttcagaaaaaaatgtatatttttaaGAATCTCTTCATTTTGTATCTTCCAAACTTTACATACAGCTCTTTGAATATTTTTGTCATGATTTCAGttatttcttttcatgatATCTCTTTGTTCCGAGTACCTCTGTTCAAGTGATTCAATTCTTGCTTTCATAGCTACCAGTTTCCACTGTCTTTTCCTGTCAATAGGAGAATGTTAACTTGCATCAAGCCAGACCTGTTATGGACACTATTAATCTTGCAGGTCTCTCAAATCCCTTGTCATAAAgaagataattttcttctgTATTTTCTTAAGGTGAAAATTTCTTGAAGGACATTGCAATGGACATCTTTCTAAAGGTGAAAGGTTTGATGTAGTGGTAACAGCAAtgaatgatattattattatattaatattatattatattaatataattaatatactgtaatatataatataatatgatattaatattataatgATATTAATGCAAAGCTATAGAAAATTCAATACAAAATATTGTTGTCCCATCTTGGAATGAAAACACAAACCATTCAAAGAAATCCACTGTCAGTTATTGTGTATTTTCCCAGCTTGTTTAGTCTGAGGTTTGGAGTGACAATTTTCAAAGCCTATCCAACTTTTGGAATAATTTGGCAAGGTGAAAGGAAAGTTTGCACAGCCTCCAAACGAAAATTGGAATCTGACAGAATTCTTCATCATTACTGCACAGTCTATTTACaactattaaattttatttacaaggCAGCCCATACTTGGGCTGCCTTGTAAATTAATAAGATATTACAAGCtttctttgacaatttttaacttttttcaaagggtatttgttgttgttcttgtttttgttgtcgGTGAcactcaaatttgaaaataagcaAGAGTGTGAAGTTGCAAAGTAGCGATATTTAGCATATTCTTACAAGTATAAGCAAATCTTAAACAATTACAGATTTATTCATTCAGGACATGGACACAAGATCCCCGTTGCCATTACCTAACTCATATGTAGAAATTGGTGTTTGGAAACAAGTTATGCAGATTAACCAACACATTTGTGGCAAAATGGAGCAGTTTACCAAAATGAATCAAGGATCCATAGATGAAAGAGAGGTATGAATCATTTACGCAATCAAGAATGCTCTTTGCGAAACGGTGAaaccaataaagaaaaaaatggaattagtataggtaatagcatgacttttagtggtatttggcaataataccacaagtaatatttcaaaattgtccaaaataccatGAGCCGCGAAGCAGCGAGTggtatttagaaaaaaaaataataatgttgaaatattacgagccggtattattgccaaatactacgtgcaggtcatgctattatttgtttataactaagaagccgagaaattttcaGTAACGCACAAGAGACCTTCCTTTttacggttgaaaaaaaaacaaacacaggcgtctacgttcgtaacaatctttttacgtcaatggaagaaatgattgacagttttttgtgaaaccagtacaaaccattcaaggcaaataacatgaaacagttcaatgaaagtaatttataaatcacGGCTTTTGCGGTCACTGCAGCGGtggtataacaaggcaaccttgttatacaaggtggtataacaaggcaaccttgttataccatcaatttttgctgttataccaTCCACTATTACGCAGAAATAGTGATgctataaaccaatcaaatctccgaAATTTCTCAGCTTATGTtataaatattgttattgttagcCCTTCTATTGCTCTAATGAAGGGCTAAATGtgttatctcttcacagtggaaatttaacccttacCAACTTGCTTGCTACCAACTTTCAATATGGAGTTAACATGACTTTCTTTTGCCATAAATATGTGCAAAAGTTCTGAGACtcttatggaaaaaaaattctgatgTGTGGgaattttggctttttttttttggttcctCTGTTACTTGGTGGAGTATATGTTTTCAACCAGTGTTCCAGATagataatattaaaaaaatgctcaGTTGGTTTCCAAGTTTGTCCTCTGCATGATTCTTATCaggaagtttttttcttttttttttcgtttttacaATACAACGCATAATACTTACGCTGCCTACAATACAAGACAATACAGCAATACAATACAGTACTTACACTACATTAACATGCATTACTTACAAtagatttttttaataaaaaagaattacTCTTATCAGGAAGTTACATTGAAAGCTAATCTGCTCTCCTTTTCACCTATGCACCAGATGGTAAACATTGGTGAACCATCGGAAATAGAAACAGCTGAAAAAGACAGGAAATCTAATGAAGTAAGTTGACTTTTCTTTTGGCTTTAACAGGATTCCTGTGAGCATTTAAACGATCTGTCAAAACAACAGGTTCTTTCAGTTATGCAAACTTTAGGCTTTAAGGATTTTCCCCTGCAGGCCAGCCCTCATTTTCTggattttgaaagttttcgGTTTCAGACTTAGTAGGGAATCAAAATTTGACATTGATcttgtaaaagaaataattaggAGACATTAATTTTCCATCAACAAATGCACTTTGACCCTTACTCTCCTCAATGATTAACTTCCTAAGATGGattttttagtttctaaagaaactgtggctctgtgtcggtgggagagatcaaagcaaaaactttttggttttatcaaaaaagttgataaaggttgaattaccaccgtgaaagatttagaacgctgtttcgagcgttagcacTTCGTCAGAGCACAGGGCtaacgacgaagggctaacgctcgaaacgtcagctttctaaatctctcatggtggtaattcaacctttatcaactcgtttgataaaaccaaaaaactgttttcattttgcaaagatcCCAAAGAAGATAATAAAGATTGTTTACAGACAGATTTTTCTCTTAAAGGAGAGTTGtagattgtttgaaaaaaaatcaacaaattaaGCATCTTTGCCGATTTTGTGGGCAATGTTTTCAAAGTTGTTGAGAAATACTTTGAACATTAAAACCTTAAAGGTGTTCATTAAGATAAATTATGGCGCAACACAAGTCTGAAAATGGTTTAAACTTTGttctaaaatataaaaatacatTACTCAAAATACTTTCATCCTTTGATAGAAATGATAAGAAATCAAGCAATAAGAAGTAAGAACCAAACTTCAGAAAAGTGCATTTCTGATCACAAAtcaatgttgtttttcttccagCACCATGAGGGAAAAAGCACATTTCACGACTATTACATGGAGATGATAACTGTCAATTTTGGTGATGACTTGGACCACCTTAGAAAGGtaaatgacaatttttaaTTCCTGTTTGTATTCTtcatattattgttatcattatagctatcattaattttaaaatacaaagcaggAGAATTTCTGATCTTAAACTTCCTATTGCTTTCATATCTCTGTAGAAATCTCACCTTCAAGTGCCTTAGATCTAAAGCCAAACTGGCTTTTATCTCAAAAGAATGCAATTTTGCAAGCGTTTGGACATTTCAGTGAAGGAAGCCAAGATGTAGTCTGGCTTTTGGCACTTGAAAGAGCCAATCCTCGCATTTATAAGAACTCAGAAACTTTGTATACACTCTTATTCTATCCTCTGAAacgaaaattaatgttttctttttgtgatgttttgcctttttttatatttttttgataTTGTAAGGCCTAAACTATATCAGGTCTTTTAACAGTGAATCATGTACTAGACAGAGCTCATTGTCAAATCTTATTGGTAAGCTTCACTGTCTCGtttgttattattgtgcttcaataattgaagggctccaggaaaaaaatgtcctaactgacatgttgggtgttttttcatttgtacTCAAGGGTGGCCAACTtgttgcatgtgacccaacattaaatataagaaaataagtgttttataaatttgtttggttattatttgctttgttttgtttgtttgtttgttttaatagGAAGGAAGATTAGActcaagaaaaattgaaatgctTATAAATTGTTTGGAAACTGGAAAGGACATCTGGTCTGACTTGGAAAAAAGCTTGTTGCAGTATGAAGCAAAATGAAGAATCTGTGTTAGATTCCTCTCTGGGAGGCAGGTTCTAGAACCAGAAACTAAGAAAGGGAGTTCATTTCAGTGAAAATTCCACTTTCCCACCTTCCATCTGTCGTGCCATGGGTACAGACTTGGCAATCTGTTAGGAAATGCTTTATATGCTAAGACATCTGCATACTGACATAATCAGGGATAATGGATTCTttgcaatatttgtttttgtattccGCATTTTGGAATTTAAGAGACCAGGGGCCGGTTGTTTGAAGcctggttagcactaaccgttggttaagaggtattagaacctataggtttccatggtatttaaccctggttagcgctaaccatgcttcgagcaacccgggccATAAGCATAATTATCCAAGTTTTCATTAAATAAATCATCTAAATGCAgaaagcattaattttgtcagattAAATACACCATAGACTGAATAccaaaccattttttttttttgctagttCTTTCAGCAGCTAAACCACAGGTAAACTTGCTGCATAATTTGTCTCAAAACAAGTAATGGCAAATTCATTCAATTTAAGCAAAGCAGTGGGGTAGGGTTAGGGTGAAGAAATATCTTGGAGGAAATACTTAACTGTTGCAGTGGAAAATTATGGTCTCAAAAACAGTAGAGATGTTGTGAAATGATACCATTCTTCAAGACATCTGGATATTTTGACCCGAGCCTCCAAACTTTGAAGTAGTGCAGCCTTCCACCAAAGTCAAAGTTATAACAGAAAACTAACATAAAAAATAACCTAAAATTATGTTACAGATTGGCCTACGAGCTAAGGGATTTTTCTCATGCACTCTATTAAGAAGGCATCAAACTGatttattaatttcatcaATAAGGTGTAACATGAAGTTTACCACTTTAGTCTTGTGTCTCTTTCAAATCTCACAAGACAGCAATAAAATGTGATTTCAAGAAGTAACATTCAACTTCTGTTGTATTCCTGTTGCATCAGTGTCAACAGAGGAGTAGGATGGTCACACTGGTTTGATATGTACTCACTGTCTGCTGCTTTGATCTTCTTGCCTTTGAACATAACTTGCAATGAACCTTCATCCActccttttttcatttaccTCTAAAACTTCTGAGTTAAACTCAGTTTTAACTTAGTATAGTAACTTCAGTAAATCTTGATATAAAATGATATTCATTTATGAATTTAATAGTACTATCATATTCTAAAGCGTTACCAACTGACATCAATAGAATCTGATCACCCTGCTCAATGGACTTCCCTCACCACCATAATGAAATTGGCATCAAGGTCATGCCACTCCTGGGTTCAGTCCATTTTCAGTCTCACTAAAGGGTCACAAGTTTACAACACCAATTATCAAACTGATTAAGTAAGAAAATATCAAAGTGCAATATGAAGTTGTTTTACATGGAGTTCTCTAATCTGCaatgttaaaaagaaaagaaggatGCCCGCAATAATTATAGTTATTGGAAaagttcattgttttctttagtttgaAAAGCATGAGAGCACTCTCAGTTTGCACAGAGCTATATGCCTGCCACCATAACTAATAATGCTGCCTTAGAAAATTGTCCCTCCATTCAATGATGGTACATGTCTTATGCCTTCCACTGATGTGCTGCCTTCAAAAATACTCCAGCCTTTAACAGATGGCTTTCCATCACATGATCAGTGGTCAATAGGCCAATTTTGAtaattcagctgtaaacaatagacctcagcaCAAGGCTCCAGGAAATAAACCCTGCaaacactgtattttattCTGCAGAGCCTTGtgctgaggtctattgtttaaagctgaattttaaaatgtcaaaattggACGATTactaaagcaaaaaattacaTGAAAACAGAGTTGTATGTATTGCAGTCAAAAGTCATTAAGATCTATTTGTGATGTAATTCCTATAACGCAAGGAAGAATCTGTTATAATTTTGTAACAGTTATCTCTTTAATGTCTCTGAAGAAAAGTtatttaaacaagaaaaaaactaaaacagtCTACCCACAGggccacagtttctttgttttcttatgttaTTTATGGCTGTCATGTGAAAATGAGCTATAAATGCAAGGTGTAGTTAACCAGAACCAGTAAAGAGGAAGGCAGGAAACTGTCCACGTTGCTCATTAGTGCCATTACTTGGAGAAGCTGACCTACTGAATGTAAAATTTAACCCTTCAAAATTGACACTTGTTTGCCCATGTTTACCATACCATGATGGTAGACCACTGATCACTGAGCTAATTTCATATCTCTTCCCTGACTCTAGGATCACAGGCCTgtcaaacaaaacatcaaagCCATAACAGATTTGATTCAAGTCTTTTTCACTGGAATATGTTCCAGACTTTTTCACCAGAGATAGGTTACTTGTTGCTTCTTTAATTTCAATGGAAACTGTATATTCACACCCTTCACGGCCAAAATGTTGAACTCCATGAAGACGGACATCCTTGTCAAGAATAAGGACGAGATTGTCCGGCTCACCAAGAGTGTAATGCCACGACCCTATCTCACCTACCGGATGCTGCGTGAAATTATTAAATCGGCAGACTCGCTTTAAAGCGACAATTCTTGGAAACTGCAAATATGGCAAAGGGGATGTCAGTACCTGATTGTAGTGCTTCATCATGACACCAACTTCTTGCACGTTCAATATATTGGAATCTATAACAGAACTAGCAAATTCTTTTTCTAACATCAAAGGAAAccttatttctttcaaaatctCCTCTCCAATGATTCTTCTCTTCGCATTACCATCCGTGACTATTCCTTGCTCCGCAATCTTTTTTCCCGCCCAGCGATCAACAGCCTTGAACAATTCCACTTCCTTGACATTCAACTTCTCTCTCTTCGCAACAGATTCCACCAGCGATCGCTCGGCCACAACAAAATCATCCGAGGCCAGAGCTTCCTCTGTTTGTTCCTCGACCACTTCCCAACATCGATCTTCTGAATCTTTCTCTTCAAACTTCTGAGCGTGCGGAAGAATGGAGAACACATTGGAAGCATCCAAGTTTTTTCGCAGAAATTCGGCACATTTCTCAACGAGTGAAGGCACCAAGTATTTCTTCGCCAAATACAACACATGCATGACATTACTTCCTGTTAGTTCAACTTCATCGCTGTAAATGAAACGAAATAACTCCAGTAGACTCTCATAATCACAGTCAGGTAGTTCAATAGAGTCTCTAGTGTCCGCCATTTGACCATAGAACATGGCAAAGAACACAGGGCTTCCTATCGCCAGTACTAACTTGTGAGCTGGGATCACCTTGCTTTCACTTTCGCCATTTGGCACTGGAGCAATGAACTTCACATCGCTAAGCAACACCGTGTTAAAAATATACTTAGTTCTTTGGCTGATGGAAGTACAGTAAGTCTGCAAGTTCTCCTGAACAGTTGCCATTTTATCTCTGCGTCGATTTTCAATTTACTTATCGAACCATATAACAGTTTGGCGTGCCGGAGGCGAAAGCTTTTGTACGATGGCCCAATATGATGGCCCAATATGATGGCCCAGGAGCCTGAGAGTCACACAGTCCAGGGTCGGATTTAGGGGGCGGGGCCAGGCGGCCGCGGCCCCCCCTTTCAGTTCGtcagagattttttttttttgtcaaaatataCAATACTTTCAAGGACATAGATTATGCGGCAATCGTTGATGACTATGCCAAGCCTAACCAGCGAAGAATGACATTCGTCAATTCCCTGCAGTGACTCTTAGTTAAAGTCATTTCGTTGATATGAATGAATGCAATTACACCATTATGCAAATCTAAGTGGTCTTGTAAAGTAATGCCATAGCCTTCAATTATAGTGCAAATGCATTCAGTCCATCATGTTTGATTAGCTCCCATATTATGGTTAGATATCGTTTCTTCATTCGTTTCTTAGAAAGGCTGTTGTGACTTTGGAGCGAAGAGTCACAAACCATGCATCATTATAACCACAActtataattttattcaatatGGAATCCTGATATTTTAGGTTCCAGATTGCACCAGTGCATGAAAGAGtacccaaattttcaaaattttctgggggtgcatgcccccagaccccctaGAAACTAGCGCCTAAAGCGCTACTGAGGCGCGCAAACGCGCGGTGATTAGTACTCTTCTTCTTCCAGTTTTAAGTTTTCCTAGTCCAGTAGTCAGAATTTTGAGGTGTTACCAGTTCTCTCTAGTGTCATGCTCGCGTGTTGGGCATGTTAAGCGCGAttttgagacgcggacggcaaGCGGAAGTGAACTGTTTTCCCTTATAACTCGTGTTCACACCATAACATTTATAATGCTAAGTACCTTTTCTCGATTATGGATGATTAGTATAAAAATGTGTGAGACACCACAGTCCTGGCACACGGAATGTtctcttccggttgccgtctgCGTCTCCATGGCAGGAGCCTATCAGTAGGAGCCTCTATCTCCACCACTGGGTTTGTACCCCAGCACAGGAGTAGACAGAGCTATTTTTAGAACGAAATTTCGCGCGCAAAAACACAAGGGGGCACACtcatccaatcaaatggcTTGAGCATGACATTGATAGATCTCTCAttagagtagttttcaaatgactgtcgaaagtaattacgtgattgcgatcgCTACGCTTAGACTATTAACAAACTTTACTCAAATAACGGCGGACGCGTGCACTCCAAGCCCAAGTGAGGAAAGcgattcaaatgaaagtgttGGACTTTCGTCTTCGAATGGATTTTCGAAGTGTTCAAGCGATTCATCTGAGGATGACTCACGTTCTGGGTTAGGCAAACCAGCAGCACCAAGCCGAAAACGGGTTTGCTACCAAAGTCCTGAAGGTGCGAAGGGTCGTGTGAGACTGGTGGGATTAAAGCAAGCAAATACTCTTAGTGGccaagaaatggaagatctCGCAGCTTGGGTAACCTCAGAGGAGGAAGCGTCTGTAGTAGAGCGAGAAATTAGATCAAAGCTTTTAGATTCTCCTAGAATCAGTTTCTCAGAGGGTTCCAAGAGGATGAAGAGGTTTAAACCATCGAGTAGCCGTCGAGCGTCAATCGAGGAGGAGCTGAAGATAGTTGATTGTCATATCCTGAAAGATAAATCTAGTATCTcagaaaacttaaaaaatttgGACGAGGGTAACTTGACGTTTCCAAAACACGAGCTTTTGCCGTGGTAGCGATCTGTGGACACGGAGGTGCGACAATTTGCCACCGATAGCAACCTCAAAAAGTTTCTCACAAAGTTCATTAAAATGTGTCAGAAAATAGCGAAACTGAACGAAAGACTTGAAATGGACTTTCGTCTTATTGTCTCTTCGCTGCTAAATGTAGAAAGTACGGTGAATACAGAACTTGTGAATAGTACCACCATGTTTTGGTTTCCAAACTAGCCAACACTCGAATCAACGATTACTTAAATGCCAAAGTGGAGAAGGATCTAAAAACACAGAACAAAGTAGTTGACGCTGACAACAACCTAAGGACAACTCTTAAGAGTTATGCTTTGCAGACTAAAcggaaatgaaagtgaggacATTTAATAAAGGAGAGTTgcagattgtttaaaaaaaaaaaattaacaaactaAGCATCTTTGCTGATTTTGTGGgcattgttttcaaagttcttgagAAGTACTTTGAACATTAAAGCCTTAAAGGTGTTCATtaagataaataattatggcACAACACAAGTTCGAAAATGGGTTAAACTTTGTTCTGAAGTataaaaatgcataatttCAAAATACTTTCATCCTTTGATAGTAATTATAAGAAATCAAGCAATAACAAGTAAGAACCAAACTTCAGAAAAGTGCATTTCTGATCACAAAtcaatgttgtttttcttccagCACCATGAGGAAAAAAGCACATTTCACGACTATTACATGGAGATGATAACTGTCAATTTTGGTGATGACTTGGACCACCTTAGAAAGGTAAATGACAATTTTTCATTGCTGTTCGTATTcttcatattattattatcattatagctatcattaattttgaaatacaaaGCAGAAGAATTTCTGATCTTAAACTTCCTATTGCTTTCATATTTCTGTAGAAATCTCACCTTCAAGTGCCTTAGATCTAAAGCCAAACTGGGTTTTATCTCAAAAGAATGCAATTTTGCAAGTGTTTGGACATTTCAGTGAAGGAAGCCAAGATGCAGTCTGGCTTTTGGCACTTGAAAGAGCCAATCCTCACATTTATAAGAACCCAGAAACTCTGTATACACTCCTTTTCTATCCTCTGAAacgaaaattaatgttttctttttgtgatgttttgcctttttttatatttttttgataTTGTAAGGCCTAAACTATATCAGCTCTTTTAACAGTGAATCATGTACTAGACAGAGCTCATTGTCAAGTCTTATTGGTTAGCTTCACTGTCTCGTTTGTTGTTATTGTGCttcaataattgaagggctccaGGAAAAAAATGCCCTAACTGACATGTTGggtgttttttcatttgtacACAAGGGTGGCCGACTtgttgcatgtgacccaacattaaatataagaaaataagtgttttataaatttgtttggttattatttgctttgttttgtttgtttgttttaatagGAAGGAAGATTAGActcaagaaaaattgaaatgctTATAAACTGTTTGGAAACTGGAAAGGACATCTGGTCTGACTTGGAAAAAAGCTTGTTGCAGTATGAAGCAAAATGAAGAATCTACGTTAGATTCTTCCCTGAGCCACAGGTTCTAGAGCCAGAAACTAAGAATGGGAGTTCATTTCAGTGAAAATTCCACTTTCACACCTTCCATCTGTCATGGGTACAGACTTGGCAATCTCTTTGGAAATGCTTGTCCATGCTTTATAAGCTAAGACAACTGCATACTGACATAATCAGGGATAAACTGTCTGTCTTATCAGGGTTAAACACATTGGACGCATCCAAGTTTTTTCGCAGAAATTCGGCACATTTATCAGCGAGTGAAGGCACCAAGTATTTCTTCGCTAAGTACAACACATGCATGACATTACTTCCTGTTAGTTCAACTTCATCGCTGTAAATGAAACGAAATAACTCCAGTAGACTCTCATAATCACAGTCAGGTAGTTCAATAGAGTCTCTAGTGTCCGCCATTTGACCATAGAACATAGCAAAGAACACAGGGCTTCCTATTGCCAGTACTAACTTGTGAGCTGGGATCACCTTGCTTTCACTTTCCCCATTTGACACTGGAACAATAAACTTTACGTCGCTCAGCAACGCCGTGTTAAAATTAGTTAGTTCTTTGGTTGATGGAGGTACAGTTTGTCTGCCAGTTCTCCTGAACAGTTTCCATTTCATCTGTGCGTCGATTTTCTTATCCAAGCATGGAACGGTTTAGCGTGGCGAAAGGTGAGAGCTTTTGATGAGTGACAGACAGCAGTCGGTAGTATCTTTTTCCGCTTCACACCCTTCTGTTGTTTGGCCCGATGTCGGAAATTAGGGACGTGACTAATTCAAGGAAAGAGCCTTCACGCAGGTTCCTTCTGATTTACAGTTAAAATTCCCTTGCAAAACAAACGCCTCAGCTGCGGTACTATAAAATCTATTCATTAGGGTGTTGGGCCTTTGCAGCACCTTTGACAGTTTACTCAGTTTGGAATTGTATTGCAACAATGAATTAACCTTAAGTTTATTAGGAACAAGCGTATCTGACCACTTTATTTTATGTCACCCTGTTGCATTGTAGCTGGATTCATAAAACAATTACAAAATCCAAGCGTATTCCTTCCCAACAATAAGTTCTGAAATTTGCGCTcgtgaaatttgttttcagcAGCAGGGCCCTTTACATCAGAACTGCTCAGTTTCCtctatgtaaattttctttcagagtCGATGCTAACAATTAAAATACCTTGATGGCGTTAACTCTTGTTTCTGCTTTTATCGAGGCTTTCCCTTGATCATTTTCTGGCACCGCTTACACAATCTACGTTCCTTTATTACGCACTCTATGGTGCTGTCGGTGTAGTCTCGCGCGACATtcaccattaattttgtggttTTCGGTATTC is a window of Acropora palmata chromosome 11, jaAcrPala1.3, whole genome shotgun sequence DNA encoding:
- the LOC141859082 gene encoding uncharacterized protein LOC141859082 isoform X3, yielding MTNQIYLFIVMSQYTNSHAETPFGIFSIYVILTISYLRAQTIETSSLPTDSSRPLFEQIEIFSSILTAYLNCENFLKDIAMDIFLKDMDTRSPLPLPNSYVEIGVWKQVMQINQHICGKMEQFTKMNQGSIDEREMVNIGEPSEIETAEKDRKSNEHHEGKSTFHDYYMEMITVNFGDDLDHLRKEGRLDSRKIEMLINCLETGKDIWSDLEKSLLQYEAK
- the LOC141859082 gene encoding uncharacterized protein LOC141859082 isoform X1; the protein is MEFPYLQAEEKCHGEKRSKKRKSKDISLEENEDDCLNSTLQNVSTCFGVGGLYNAKERRIENTTGCLVPLRYDWNPGDKIQMLSTEMKQRFGKEMSEISSQLLCMIKQVSQLFKELHEGENFLKDIAMDIFLKDMDTRSPLPLPNSYVEIGVWKQVMQINQHICGKMEQFTKMNQGSIDEREMVNIGEPSEIETAEKDRKSNEHHEGKSTFHDYYMEMITVNFGDDLDHLRKEGRLDSRKIEMLINCLETGKDIWSDLEKSLLQYEAK
- the LOC141859082 gene encoding uncharacterized protein LOC141859082 isoform X2, which codes for MEFPYLQAEEKCHGEKRSKKRKSKDISLEENEDDCLNSTLQNVSTCFGVGGLYNAKERRIENTTGCLVPLRYDWNPGDKIQMLSTEMKQRFGKEMSEISSQLLCMIKQVSQLFKELHEGENFLKDIAMDIFLKDMDTRSPLPLPNSYVEIGVWKQVMQINQHICGKMEQFTKMNQGSIDEREMVNIGEPSEIETAEKDRKSNEHHEEKSTFHDYYMEMITVNFGDDLDHLRKEGRLDSRKIEMLINCLETGKDIWSDLEKSLLQYEAK
- the LOC141859078 gene encoding BTB/POZ domain-containing protein 6-like, translated to MATVQENLQTYCTSISQRTKYIFNTVLLSDVKFIAPVPNGESESKVIPAHKLVLAIGSPVFFAMFYGQMADTRDSIELPDCDYESLLELFRFIYSDEVELTGSNVMHVLYLAKKYLVPSLVEKCAEFLRKNLDASNVFSILPHAQKFEEKDSEDRCWEVVEEQTEEALASDDFVVAERSLVESVAKREKLNVKEVELFKAVDRWAGKKIAEQGIVTDGNAKRRIIGEEILKEIRFPLMLEKEFASSVIDSNILNVQEVGVMMKHYNQVLTSPLPYLQFPRIVALKRVCRFNNFTQHPVGEIGSWHYTLGEPDNLVLILDKDVRLHGVQHFGREGCEYTVSIEIKEATSNLSLVKKSGTYSSEKDLNQICYGFDVLFDRPVILESGKRYEISSVISGLPSWYGKHGQTSVNFEGLNFTFSRSASPSNGTNEQRGQFPAFLFTGSG